One part of the Humulus lupulus chromosome 9, drHumLupu1.1, whole genome shotgun sequence genome encodes these proteins:
- the LOC133801974 gene encoding protein argonaute 2, whose protein sequence is MERGGGGYRGRGRGSDGYGQGGGGGGRGRGSGGGGYGGEGRGGGGGRGRGRSGGRHGVDRYQHQRQRYDSQIEQSRGVWRQSGSGDRDQAEVIPPQIVPTEGSSRDSGYGGGDGGVGRGGSVWGNRGRGWKAVTSSPSQLEQNQPESVSPDTVAYGVQRMTISSQPSRPTGSKDRIVPIGRPDKGGSNSTRSLRIRVNHFVVNYNPKSVILHYDVDVQPEIPPKHGRPVRIPKPDLSMIRDKLFSDNPSKFPISSTAYDGEKNIFSAVPLPTGKFKVVLSGEDSARSYFFSIKLVNELQLGRLNDYILGRLPSIPRDILQGMDLVMKENPTRRMIPFGRSFYPKEPHPEDDLGNGVFAHRGFQHSLKLTSQGLSQCLDYSVMAFRKSMPVLDFLVSHIRGFNLNDFRRYRNKVETALKGLKVYVTHRRTKQKYIVRGLARENVRNSKFVVVDPDGKIPDKEVRLVKYFEEKYGKVIEHIDIPCLDLGKIGKRNEVPMEFCEIVEGQRYNKEQLNKYAAKQLKQCSLPPAYVRERLIRDLAQSADGPCGGGISRNFGFDVNTNMSTVTGRVIGPPELKLGAPNGKVTTVTVDKEKCQWNLLGKSVVQGKPIERWVVLDFSHWSNDEQDIQLDPNSFIPKLISRCGKLGIRMAQPLSYVPTSMDQFSSVDKLRELLEGVSQRAYKNGRGHLQLLVCVMSKRDPGYKYLKWISETKIGVVTQCCLSELANKASDQYLANLGLKLNAKLGGSNVELGTRLPIPTGSGHLMFIGADVNHPGAWNVTSPSIAAVVATMNWPAANRYATRVRAQHHRCERILDFGDMCLELIGTYDRLNKVYPEKIIIFRDGVSEGQFDMVLNEELLDLRMALSTINYSPTITLIVAQKRHQTRLFPSSRNDGGSSGNVPPGTVVDTTVVHPFEFDFYLCSHYGSLGTSKPTHYHVLYDEHKFTSDQLQKLIYDMCFTMARCTKPVSLVPPVYYADLAAYRGRLYHEAVTEGVSPPSAASSTSMLASSSSSSSVVSMDERFFKLHADLENEMFFI, encoded by the exons ATGGAGAGAGGAGGCGGAGGTTACAGGGGAAGAGGAAGAGGCAGTGATGGGTATGGccaaggaggaggaggaggaggaagaggcagAGGTTCTGGTGGTGGTGGTTATGGCGGAGAAGGTAGAGGCGggggaggaggaagaggaagagggagAAGTGGTGGTCGCCATGGCGTGGATCGATACCAGCATCAGCGGCAGCGTTATGATAGTCAGATCGAACAATCCAGGGGTGTCTGGAGGCAATCTGGTAGTGGTGATCGCGATCAGGCGGAGGTTATACCTCCTCAGATCGTGCCTACTGAGGGATCGAGCAGAGATTCTGGCTATGGTGGTGGAGATGGAGGTGTAGGACGAGGAGGCAGTGTTTGGGGGAATCGCGGCAGAGGGTGGAAAGCGGTGACTTCTTCTCCAAGTCAACTCGAACAGAATCAACCCGAGAGTGTTTCTCCAG ATACTGTGGCTTATGGGGTACAAAGAATGACGATTTCTAGTCAGCCGTCTCGTCCTACCGGTAGCAAAGACCGAATTGTTCCGATAGGGAGGCCGGATAAGGGTGGCTCAAATTCCACCCGAAGTCTTAGAATTCGTGTGAATCACTTTGTTGTCAACTACAATCCCAAAAGTGTTATATTGCACTATGATGTAGACGTCCAGCCAGAGATTCCTCCCAAGCATGGAAGACCTGTGAGGATCCCCAAGCCTGATCTTTCAATGATCAGGGATAAGTTATTCTCTGACAATCCTTCAAAGTTTCCTATATCATCGACTGCTTATGATGGTGAGAAGAATATATTTAGTGCTGTGCCATTGCCGACTGGAAAGTTCAAGGTGGTGCTTTCAGGAGAGGACTCGGCCCGGTCTTACTTTTTCAGTATAAAGCTTGTAAATGAGCTCCAGTTAGGCAGGTTAAACGACTACATACTTGGACGTCTCCCATCAATCCCTCGTGATATCTTGCAAGGGATGGATTTGGTGATGAAGGAGAATCCGACTAGGAGAATGATTCCTTTTGGTAGAAGCTTCTATCCCAAAGAACCTCATCCAGAAGATGACCTTGGAAATGGAGTTTTTGCTCATAGAGGATTTCAACATAGCTTGAAGCTTACATCTCAAGGTCTATCCCAGTGTCTAGACTACTCTGTCATGGCTTTTCGTAAGAGTATGCCAGTTTTGGATTTCCTCGTGTCTCATATTAGAGGTTTCAACCTAAACGACTTTAGGAGGTATAGAAATAAAGTTGAGACTGCTTTGAAGGGGTTGAAAGTGTATGTGACTCACCGCAGAACCAAACAAAAGTACATTGTGAGGGGGTTAGCACGAGAGAATGTAAGAAACTCTAAGTTTGTTGTTGTAGATCCAGATGGTAAAATTCCAGACAAAGAAGTTCGATTGGTAAAGTATTTTGAGGAGAAGTATGGTAAGGTTATTGAGCACATAGACATTCCCTGTTTGGATCTTGGGAAAATTGGTAAAAGGAACGAAGTACCAATGGAATTTTGTGAAATTGTTGAAGGGCAAAGGTATAACAAAGAGCAACTAAATAAATATGCAGCCAAGCAATTGAAACAGTGTTCATTGCCTCCAGCATATGTTAGAGAGCGTCTTATACGGGATTTGGCTCAATCAGCAGATGGTCCTTGCGG TGGAGGCATCTCTCGCAATTTTGGATTTGATGTCAACACAAATATGAGTACTGTAACTGGGCGTGTGATTGGCCCCCCTGAGCTGAAGCTTGGTGCTCCCAATGGGAAGGTTACTACCGTAACAGTTGACAAAGAGAAATGCCAGTGGAACTTACTTGGAAAGTCTGTGGTGCAAGGAAAACCCATAGAGAGGTGGGTTGTTCTAGACTTCAGCCATTGGTCAAATGATGAACAGGATATTCAATTGGATCCCAATTCATTCATTCCAAAGCTTATCAGTCGATGCGGAAAATTGGGCATTAGAATGGCACAGCCACTTTCTTATGTACCAACATCAATGGATCAATTCTCTAGCGTGGATAAACTTCGTGAGCTTCTTGAAGGTGTTAGTCAGCGAGCTTACAAGAATGGAAGAGGCCACTTGCAACTTCTTGTTTGTGTAATGTCTAAGAGGGATCCAGGTTACAAGTATCTTAAGTGGATCTCTGAAACGAAAATTGGTGTTGTCACACAGTGTTGCTTGTCTGAGCTTGCAAACAAGGCAAGCGACCAATATCTTGCTAATCTTGGTCTCAAACTTAATGCTAAACTTGGAGGTAGCAATGTGGAGCTAGGTACCCGGCTTCCTATTCCTACAGGTTCGGGCCATTTAATGTTTATTGGGGCTGATGTCAATCATCCCGGTGCTTGGAATGTGACAAGCCCATCAATAGCAGCTGTTGTTGCCACAATGAATTGGCCTGCTGCAAACCGCTATGCTACAAGAGTTAGAGCACAACACCACCGCTGTGAGAGGATTCTTGATTTTGGAGACATGTGTTTGGAGCTTATTGGTACTTATGATCGCCTGAACAAAGTTTACCCAGAGAAAATTATCATCTTCCGGGATGGAGTTAGTGAGGGCCAGTTTGATATGGTTCTCAAtgaagagttacttgatttgAGAATGGCACTTAGTACCATAAATTATTCTCCAACTATCACTCTTATTGTTGCCCAAAAGCGCCACCAGACCCGTTTGTTCCCGAGTAGTAGGAATGATGGAGGTTCCAGCGGTAATGTGCCTCCTGGCACAGTTGTTGACACAACAGTTGTTCACCCTTTTGAGTTTGATTTCTACCTGTGCAGTCACTATGGAAGCCTAGGGACAAGCAAGCCTACTCACTACCATGTCTTGTACGATGAACACAAGTTTACTTCTGACCAACTGCAGAAGCTCATATATGACATGTGTTTTACCATGGCTCGCTGCACCAAACCTGTCTCTTTGGTACCACCAGTGTACTATGCTGACCTTGCTGCCTATAGGGGGAGACTGTATCACGAGGCAGTGACGGAGGGGGTGTCTCCACCGTCAGCTGCATCCTCTACTTCTATGCTAGCATCATCTTCATCCTCGTCTTCTGTGGTTTCAATGGATGAAAGGTTCTTCAAATTGCATGCTGACCTGGAGAATGAAATGTTTTTCATTTGA